The Paramisgurnus dabryanus chromosome 1, PD_genome_1.1, whole genome shotgun sequence genome includes a window with the following:
- the lrig3 gene encoding leucine-rich repeats and immunoglobulin-like domains protein 3: protein MSQPARAVSLALFSILCCCGFKVIHGHSEPDSCPSICSCTGTLADCSRLKHGRSVERLPAWITRLDLSHNKLRVFPEALFTSLTHLSEIKLNNNEFESIPDLGSNAGNLSSLILANNKISRISSEQLSSLTALETLDLNNNNIIEVRPGSFPPLPLKNLFLNYNRISVLEHGCFSNLSTSLLVLQLNKNRLNSIPAKIFQLPHLKHLELSRNRVRRIEGLTFQGLHNLSSLKIQKNGITRLMDGAFWGLSNMTVLHLEFNNLTEVNKRWLYGLLALQQLHLSHNTISRIKPDSWESCQKLAQLDLSWNELSRLDEGSFMGLSVLEQLSAGNNHISFIADGAFRGLTSLQTLDLKSNEISWTIEDMNGPFSALDKLRKLFLQGNQIRSVTRKSFTGLNLLELLDLSNNAIMSLQANAFSQMSRLSELHLNTSSLLCDCQLKWFSLWVAEHSFLPLVNASCAHPLTLKGKSVFTVGQDEFVCDDLPKPQIIIQPETQSAIKGTNVTFVCSAASSSDSPMTFAWKKDNEIVNDAEIHNQAHVRPQTGELSEVTEYTTMLQLRAVEFSSEGKYQCVISNQFGSSYSTKAKLTVNMLPYFTKMPMDLTIRAGAMARLECAASGHPSPQIAWQKDGGTDFPAARERRMHVMPKDDVFFIVDVKTEDIGVYSCTAQNAAGSISANATLTVLETPSFLRPLMDRTVVKGETAVLQCIAGGSPPPRLNWTKDDSPLLVTERHFFAAGNQLLILVDAAEADAGTYTCEMSNALGTERGNVRLAVLPNPNCESGAAGGGALGSRSPGGMEDDGWTTVGIVIIAVVCCVVGTSLVWVVIIYHTRRRNEDCSVTNTDETNLPPDIPSYLSSQGTLAERQDSYVPSDNSSAHQYISTSVGGFYIPPKDLNSLCQLDTGSEGDMEAAIDPLLCQYQGLRRGNQYSPDMPESYNDQPLVCRDSYSSYRMRDFYNFGSSLPSEPFDHVMQLSAAGQMDRSCVEDCEQGFDLTRSCSGSYMGTFGKAPWRPQQELCSYNRVDLHENPYTASDPEEEHTGHTLTHNTTTDPHASLYEQPFDDRTIESFPTHQTSS, encoded by the exons ATGTCGCAGCCCGCTCGCGCTGTGAGCCTTGCGCTGTTTTCTATTCTCTGTTGTTGCGGATTTAAAGTCATTCATGGACACTCGGAACCGGACTCGTGTCCGTCTATATGCTCGTGTACGGGAACTTTGGCGGACTGTAGTCGTTTAAAACACGGCAGGAGTGTGGAGCGACTCCCCGCGTGGATCACGCGTCT GGACCTGAGCCACAACAAGTTACGTGTGTTTCCTGAAGCCCTGTTCACCAGTCTGACACACCTCAGTGAAAT AAAACTGAACAATAATGAGTTTGAGTCGATACCAGATTTGGGTTCAAACGCAGGAAACCTGAGCAGTCTGATTCT AGCAAACAACAAAATCTCAAGGATATCATCTGAACAGCTCAGTTCACTGACTGCCCTGGAAACACTGGACCTTAACAACAATAATATAATAGAAGTGCGACCCGGGTCTTTTCCTCCACTTCCTCTCAAAAACCT GTTCCTGAACTATAACCGAATATCTGTTCTGGAGCACGGCTGTTTCAGTAATCTGTCCACATCACTGCTGGTGTTACAACTCAACAAAAACCGTCTGAACTCCATCCCGGCCAAAATCTTTCAGCTTCCCCACCTGAAGCACCT TGAGCTGAGCAGGAACCGTGTACGACGCATCGAGGGTTTGACGTTTCAGGGGCTTCACAACCTGAGCTCGCTGAAGATCCAGAAGAACGGCATCACTCGACTCATGGACGGAGCCTTCTGGGGTCTCAGTAACATGACAGTGCT gcATCTGGAGTTTAATAATCTGACAGAGGTCAATAAGAGATGGCTTTACGGTCTCCTTGCACTACAGCAGCTCCATCTCTCACACAACACCATCAGTCGTATTAAACCCGACTCATGGGAGTCCTGCCAGAAACTCGCCCAGCT GGATCTGAGCTGGAATGAGTTGAGCCGTCTGGATGAGGGCAGTTTTATGGGTCTCAGTGTTCTGGAACAGCTGAGCGCTGGAAACAATCATATCAGCTTCATTGCAGACGGGGCGTTCAGAGGTCTGACCAGCCTACAAACACT AGACCTGAAGAGTAATGAGATCTCGTGGACTATTGAGGACATGAATGGACCGTTCTCTGCTCTGGACAAGTTGAGAAAACT GTTCCTCCAAGGGAATCAGATCCGATCTGTCACCAGGAAATCCTTCACAGGACTAAACCTGCTGGAGCTACT ggatttgagcaacaaTGCCATCATGTCACTACAAGCTAACGCTTTCTCTCAGATGAGTCGGCTCTCAGAACT GCACCTGAACACATCCAGCCTGTTGTGTGACTGCCAGCTAAAGTGGTTTTCTCTGTGGGTGGCCGAACATTCGTTTCTTCCGCTGGTGAACGCCAGCTGTGCCCATCCGCTTACACTGAAGGGCAAAAGCGTCTTCACTGTCGGTCAGGATGAGTTTGTTTGCG ATGATTTGCCCAAACCTCAGATAATCATCCAGCCGGAGACGCAGTCGGCCATCAAAGGCACCAACGTGACGTTCGTTTGCTCGGCCGCCAGCTCCAGCGACTCGCCCATGACTTTTGCATGGAAGAAGGACAACGAGATTGTGAATGACGCAGAGATCCATAACCAGGCTCATGTTAGACCTCAGACTGGAGAGCTGAGCGAGGTGACTGAATACACCACCATGCTGCAGCTCAGAGCCGTCGAGTTCTCTAGCGAGGGCAAATACCAGTGCGTCATCTCCAACCAATTTGGATCATCATACTCGACCAAAGCCAAACTGACCGTCAACA TGCTGCCATACTTCACGAAAATGCCGATGGATTTGACGATTCGTGCTGGGGCCATGGCCCGCCTGGAGTGCGCTGCTAGTGGACATCCATCACCTCAGATCGCCTGGCAGAAAGATGGAGGAACCGATTTCCCAGCCGCCCGTGAGCGACGTATGCACGTCATGCCGAAAGACGACGTGTTCTTCATCGTGGATGTAAAGACAGAAGACATCGGCGTGTACAGTTGTACGGCACAGAACGCAGCTGGGTCCATTTCTGCTAATGCTACGCTAACTGTTCTGG AAACACCATCATTCCTGAGACCTCTGATGGATCGTACCGTGGTAAAGGGTGAGACGGCAGTGCTGCAGTGTATCGCAGGTGGGAGTCCTCCTCCACGACTTAACTGGACCAAAGACGACAGCCCTCTTCTCGTCACAGAGCGACACTTCTTTGCTGCCGGAAACCAGCTGCTTATCCTCGTAGACGCGGCAGAGGCCGACGCAGGAACCTACACGTGTGAGATGTCCAACGCGCTGGGCACCGAGCGAGGAAACGTACGACTGGCCGTCCTCCCCAACCCGAACTGTGAGTCGGGCGCAGCTGGCGGTGGAGCGCTGGGCTCCAGATCGCCCGGAGGGATGGAGGACGACGGCTGGACAACAGTGGGAATTGTGATCATCGCTGTGGTCTGCTGCGTGGTGGGAACATCTCTGGTGTGGGTGGTGATCATATATCACACACGTAGACGAAACGAGGACTGCAGCGTCACCAACACGG atGAGACGAATCTGCCCCCAGACATCCCCAGCTATCTGTCTTCACAAGGGACGTTAGCAGAGCGTCAGGACAGCTATGTTCCATCAGACAACAGTAGCGCTCATCAGTACATCAGCACTTCAGTCGGGGGATTTTACATTCCACCCAAAGATTTAAACA GTCTCTGTCAGTTGGACACAGGCAGTGAAGGTGATATGGAGGCAGCGATTGACCCACTGCTGTGTCAGTATCAGGGTCTGCGACGAGGAAACCAATATAGCCCAGACATGCCTGAGTCTTACAACG ATCAGCCGCTGGTCTGTAGAGACTCGTACAGCAGCTATAGGATGAGAGATTTCTATAACTTCGGCTCCTCGCTTCCCAGCGAACCCTTCGATCATGTGATGCAGCTCTCGGCCGCTGGGCAGATGGATCGCTCATGTGTGGAGGACTGCGAGCAAGGTTTTGATCTGACCAGAAGCTGCTCTGGATCTTACATGG GCACATTTGGTAAAGCCCCATGGAGACCCCAGCAGGAGCTCTGCTCTTATAACAGAGTTGATCTTCATGAGAATCCATACACAGCCTCTGATCCTGAGGAGGAACACACGGGTCACACGCTTACCCACAATACTACAACAGACCCACACGCTAGTTTGTACGAGCAGCCCTTTGATGACAGGACTATAGAGAGTTTTCCCACTCATCAGACGAGCTCTTAG